A window from Citrus sinensis cultivar Valencia sweet orange chromosome 3, DVS_A1.0, whole genome shotgun sequence encodes these proteins:
- the LOC102614936 gene encoding plasmodesmata-located protein 2 isoform X2, which produces MDFHTKPSSLSLILFTTLVIFVHAKTDSDITNLVYRGCAEQKFPNPSEVYTQNLNTLLSSLVSRSSQETFNTTTSGDDQTSITGLYQCRGDLTTPQCYTCVSKIPDLAYKLCSKAVAARVQLSGCYLKYEVIGFSQVPETELLYKICGSTQVTGAAVFEQRRNTAFNMVTNGVKNSAELFYTGTYEHVYILGECEGDIASGNCGNCVKTATERAKNECDDSISAQIYLNKCFISYSYYPNGVPNPNSSLSSGSTRQHTQKTVAMAVGIVAAVGFVLVLLLFVRSVMKKKRTEYY; this is translated from the exons ATGGATTTTCACACAAAACCCTCATCATTATCACTCATCCTCTTCACAACACTTGTGATATTTGTTCATGCCAAAACAGATTCAGACATCACCAATTTAGTCTACAGAGGATGTGCCGAGCAAAAATTTCCAAACCCATCTGAGGTTTACACACAAAACCTCAACACCCTTTTGTCCTCTTTGGTTTCACGATCATCGCAAGAGACTTTTAACACCACAACTTCAGGCGATGACCAAACCAGCATCACAGGGCTCTACCAATGCAGAGGTGACTTAACAACCCCTCAGTGCTACACTTGTGTCAGCAAAATCCCAGACTTGGCTTACAAGCTATGTAGCAAGGCCGTGGCTGCAAGGGTTCAGCTCAGTGGGTGTTATCTTAAATATGAAGTTATTGGGTTTAGCCAAGTGCCCGAGACTGAGTTGCTGTACAAGATTTGTGGGTCAACTCAGGTGACTGGGGCTGCTGTGTTTGAGCAGAGAAGGAACACGGCGTTTAATATGGTGACTAATGGTGTCAAAAATAGTGCGGAGTTGTTTTACACTGGGACTTACGAGCACGTTTATATTTTAGGAGAGTGTGAGGGCGACATAGCAAGTGGGAATTGTGGTAATTGTGTTAAAACTGCTACTGAAAGAGCTAAGAATGAGTGTGATGACTCCATTTCAGCGCAGATTTATCTAAACAAATGCTTCATTAGCTACAGCTACTACCCGAACGGTGTCCCCAACCCCAACTCGTCTCTGTCATCAG GTAGCACAAGGCAGCATACACAGAAGACAGTGGCAATGGCAGTTGGAATAGTAGCAGCCGTGGGCTTTGTACTTGTGCTTTTGTTGTTTGTTAGGTcagtgatgaagaagaaacGGACTG AATATTATTGA
- the LOC102614936 gene encoding plasmodesmata-located protein 2 isoform X1: protein MDFHTKPSSLSLILFTTLVIFVHAKTDSDITNLVYRGCAEQKFPNPSEVYTQNLNTLLSSLVSRSSQETFNTTTSGDDQTSITGLYQCRGDLTTPQCYTCVSKIPDLAYKLCSKAVAARVQLSGCYLKYEVIGFSQVPETELLYKICGSTQVTGAAVFEQRRNTAFNMVTNGVKNSAELFYTGTYEHVYILGECEGDIASGNCGNCVKTATERAKNECDDSISAQIYLNKCFISYSYYPNGVPNPNSSLSSGSTRQHTQKTVAMAVGIVAAVGFVLVLLLFVRSVMKKKRTGKYEGH from the exons ATGGATTTTCACACAAAACCCTCATCATTATCACTCATCCTCTTCACAACACTTGTGATATTTGTTCATGCCAAAACAGATTCAGACATCACCAATTTAGTCTACAGAGGATGTGCCGAGCAAAAATTTCCAAACCCATCTGAGGTTTACACACAAAACCTCAACACCCTTTTGTCCTCTTTGGTTTCACGATCATCGCAAGAGACTTTTAACACCACAACTTCAGGCGATGACCAAACCAGCATCACAGGGCTCTACCAATGCAGAGGTGACTTAACAACCCCTCAGTGCTACACTTGTGTCAGCAAAATCCCAGACTTGGCTTACAAGCTATGTAGCAAGGCCGTGGCTGCAAGGGTTCAGCTCAGTGGGTGTTATCTTAAATATGAAGTTATTGGGTTTAGCCAAGTGCCCGAGACTGAGTTGCTGTACAAGATTTGTGGGTCAACTCAGGTGACTGGGGCTGCTGTGTTTGAGCAGAGAAGGAACACGGCGTTTAATATGGTGACTAATGGTGTCAAAAATAGTGCGGAGTTGTTTTACACTGGGACTTACGAGCACGTTTATATTTTAGGAGAGTGTGAGGGCGACATAGCAAGTGGGAATTGTGGTAATTGTGTTAAAACTGCTACTGAAAGAGCTAAGAATGAGTGTGATGACTCCATTTCAGCGCAGATTTATCTAAACAAATGCTTCATTAGCTACAGCTACTACCCGAACGGTGTCCCCAACCCCAACTCGTCTCTGTCATCAG GTAGCACAAGGCAGCATACACAGAAGACAGTGGCAATGGCAGTTGGAATAGTAGCAGCCGTGGGCTTTGTACTTGTGCTTTTGTTGTTTGTTAGGTcagtgatgaagaagaaacGGACTGGTAAGTATGAGGGACACTAG